From Salvia splendens isolate huo1 chromosome 3, SspV2, whole genome shotgun sequence, a single genomic window includes:
- the LOC121796942 gene encoding zinc finger protein ZAT9-like gives MEKKQRCKLCFRKFANGRALGGHMRSHVMKFYAEDSLPSSSEETESSISDTTPEEHVAHCLMMMSRDTWHRRYDKEDEEKVIVKNKYRCEECKKLFRSYQALGGHRASHKKIKVGGIKIHHCPFCHRIFSSGQALGGHKRSHFIQNSSTISQVFSIDLNLPAPVDEDEGTQIAISMLRKKIHIYLANVAYTVEVSEKLLVAVINAGSS, from the exons atGGAGAAGAAACAGAGATGCAAGCTCTGTTTCAGAAAATTCGCGAACGGGAGAGCTCTAGGCGGCCACATGAGATCTCACGTGATGAAGTTTTACGCAGAGGATTCGCTACCGTCTTCGTCTGAGGAGACGGAGTCATCGATCTCGGACACGACGCCGGAGGAACACGTGGCGCACTGCCTGATGATGATGTCGAGGGACACGTGGCACAGGAGATATGATAAGGAAGACGAAGAGAAAGTAATTGTGAAGAATAAATATCGGTGCGAGGAATGCAAGAAGCTGTTCCGGTCGTATCAGGCGCTGGGCGGCCACAGAGCCAGCCACAAAAAGATCAAAGTCGGCGGGATTAAGATACACCACTGCCCCTTCTGCCACCGGATTTTCTCGTCGGGGCAAGCGCTCGGCGGCCACAAGAGATCGCATTTCATCCAGAATTCGTCTACAATTTCTCAGGTTTTTAGCATAGATCTGAATCTGCCGGCGCCGGTTGACGAGGATGAAGGGACACAAATCGCTATTTCAATGTTGAG aaaaaaaatacacatttattTGGCTAATGTTGCTTACACTGTTGAAG TCTCTGAAAAACTGTTGGTTGCAGTAATCAATGCTG GGTCTTCATGA
- the LOC121796943 gene encoding MADS-box transcription factor 23-like: MGRGKLKMEMIEEEKSRILTMKKRKKGLIKKLHQLTTLCDVPACMIFHDPTTNSTSVWLEEDPDQVRSLIEAYKAKKNDPSGGVREYLLSNFFDQRQRQAEEELEKLRKNNVEGMFPTWDDHLNFMDEAQLRELAATVRGKAENHNQQRRRERKHCGEGGGASSKAAMADREALIGARSQSRRNGAKAPWSSAITH; the protein is encoded by the coding sequence ATGGGTCGCGGCAAACTGAAGATGGAGATGATTGAGGAGGAGAAATCAAGAATCCTTACTATGAAGAAGCGAAAGAAAGGGCTAATCAAGAAACTCCACCAACTCACCACGCTCTGCGACGTCCCCGCATGCATGATCTTCCACGACCCCACCACCAATTCCACCTCAGTTTGGCTGGAGGAGGATCCTGACCAGGTCCGCAGCCTCATCGAAGCCTACAAGGCCAAGAAAAATGACCCCAGTGGCGGAGTAAGGGAGTACTTGCTGTCGAATTTCTTCGACCAGCGGCAGAGGCAAGCCGAGGAGGAGCTCGAGAAGCTGCGGAAGAATAATGTGGAGGGCATGTTTCCGACGTGGGACGATCACCTCAACTTCATGGATGAGGCCCAGTTGAGGGAATTGGCTGCCACGGTGCGCGGCAAGGCCGAGAACCACAACCAGCAGAGGAGGAGAGAAAGGAAACATTGTGGCGAAGGAGGTGGAGCCAGTAGTAAGGCCGCAATGGCTGATAGAGAAGCGTTGATCGGCGCAAGAAGCCAATCACGGAGGAACGGAGCAAAGGCTCCATGGAGTTCAGCGATTACTCACTGA
- the LOC121797417 gene encoding titin homolog, whose amino-acid sequence MANDFVFTEEEMAVDGGLGYPTAFAKLCRDRSFGPFSHGPPYTFTPYALVQQEEARAKELDELFPLTDPKAKPTTKPKIFLNLLWKQLNHLGNAGFDPEIIRVDPYGNVLYFHADAASPLAWDIDHWFPCSRGGLTVPSNLRILQWQVCRRKHNKLEFLIPWWDLQVGISINQFLSIFASSNSDFRRRAFAWLFYEGESEELNSSQTVDSHMFPQHFLESEGRLGLALAAVVQTRRESLDAPLKSLDHNRRPKSNTPIVASVKKGQLLSKESNSTLMETNPYQAIVMARDSLKQREEASKMQAEIHRLDNEACELQHKTEEDKLSIQELELVLVKKRRRAEKCRRLAESQSSYRVMLEKMIRDAMHQSVVYKEQVRLNQVAASALMARLEAQKAICDSAERELHLKHKQRDELEKQIRPEWEQARKRSRMNDTLIEEDGGHKITLCLPENELNIQQEMKKNEIVCAETAVNTLLCLPDIKSAAHSHKELRKFLEEEQQRSSTASPLPNEEREEEDVEGEKKNESTTKIRVLKPDLNKTGNDVAVENEYIVEERLEKLEIKDGGKVYNIQFPFPHETEEEEDKESRRQRGKGNIEKWMQFLLENTQEDTEVNKQTSGGKETSRTDELIEKMNMIFPHTDIKDSRAQKTQCTEAVKLVGKKMDGQPVASGISDKNSEGDKENDKNMANINTSFKNPPYRAVPQKITTKESASLGKGVSSPDEKVRSEKMGKERGLVRSESARAFRRIPSSPSLLLEGMKKRVDCIRRKPLVLDDNDGDESVGARKSFMNSSIKTIKKAVRI is encoded by the exons ATGGCCAACGATTTCGTGTTCACCGAGGAAGAAATGGCAGTTGACGGAGGCCTAGGCTACCCGACAGCCTTCGCCAAGCTCTGTCGAGATCGGAGTTTCGGGCCATTCAGCCATGGCCCGCCCTATACCTTCACCCCTTATGCTTTGGTTCAGCAAGAG GAAGCAAGAGCAAAAGAATTGGATGAACTGTTCCCACTGACTGATCCCAAAGCTAAACCTACAACAAAGCCCAAGATCTTCTTGAATCTCCTATGGAAACAGCTCAACCATCTTGG GAATGCTGGCTTCGACCCTGAGATTATTCGTGTGGATCCGTATGGCAATGTTCTGTATTTTCATGCTGATGCTGCTTCCCCTCTTGCATGGGATATTGATCACTGGTTTCCTTGCTCAA GAGGAGGATTGACCGTTCCAAGCAACCTCAGAATCTTGCAATGGCAAGTGTGTAGAAGGAAGCATAACAAGCTAGAATTTCTGATTCCCTGGTGGGATTTGCAAGTAGGCATATCCATTAACCAGTTCTTGTCCATCTTCGCCTCATCTAACTCAGATTTCAG GCGGAGGGCGTTTGCATGGTTGTTTTATGAAGGAGAAAGTGAAGAACTCAATTCTTCACAGACAGTTGATTCCCACATGTTCCCCCAGCATTTCTTGGAATCAGAAGGTAGATTAGGTCTTGCTCTGGCTGCAGTTGTTCAGACGCGACGAGAGTCTCTTGATGCCCCATTGAAATCACTGGATCACAACAGAAGGCCTAAATCCAACACTCCCATAGTAG CATCTGTGAAAAAAGGCCAACTGCTTTCGAAGGAGAGTAATAGCACGTTGATGGAGACCAACCCGTATCAAGCCATTGTCATGGCCAGAGATTCTCTAAAACAGCGAGAGGAGGCGTCAAAGATGCAGGCAGAAATACATAGATTGGATAACGAAGCATGCGAGTTGCAGCACAAGACTGAGGAGGATAAACTATCTATTCAAGAACTGGAGCTGGTGCTGGTCAAGAAAAGGAGGCGGGCAGAAAAGTGTCGAAGGCTAGCAGAGTCGCAGTCTTCCTACAGGGTAATGCTGGAGAAGATGATCAGAGATGCCATGCACCA AAGTGTCGTCTACAAGGAACAAGTGAGGTTGAATCAAGTGGCTGCTAGTGCTCTCATGGCTAGACTTGAAGCTCAGAAAGCAATATGTGATTCTGCTGAGAGAGAACTTCATTTGAAGCATAAACAGAGAGATGAGCTGGAGAAACAGATAAGGCCGGAATGGGAACAGGCGAGGAAGAGATCAAGAATGAATGATACACTCATTGAAGAGGATGGCGGCCACAAGATCACTCTATGTTTACCAGAAAATGAGCTAAACATTCAACAAGAAATGAAAAAGAATGAAATTGTATGCGCAGAAACTGCAGTGAACACTCTTCTTTGTTTGCCTGACATCAAATCCGCTGCTCATTCACACAAGGAACTACGGAAGTTCTTGGAGGAGGAGCAGCAGAGATCTTCGACAGCTAGTCCACTTCCAAATGAGGAACGAGAAGAGGAAGACGTTGAAGGTGAGAAGAAGAATGAGTCCACTACTAAAATTAGAGTCTTGAAGCCTGATCTAAATAAAACTGGGAACGATGTTGCTGTAGAGAATGAGTACATAGTTGAAGAAAGGCTTGAAAAACTGGAGATCAAAGATGGAGGGAAAGTGTACAACATTCAGTTCCCATTTCCCCACGAAacagaagaagaggaggacaaAGAAAGCAGAAGACAACGTGGGAAAGGGAATATAGAGAAATGGATGCAGTTTCTGCTTGAAAACACGCAAGAAGACACAGAGGTAAACAAGCAGACCTCTGGTGGAAAAGAAACATCCAGGACAGACGAACTAATCGAGAAGATGAACATGATATTTCCCCACACAGATATTAAAGATTCAAGGGCTCAGAAAACACAGTGCACAGAGGCTGTGAAACTGGTTGGAAAAAAGATGGATGGTCAGCCAGTCGCCTCAGGCATAAGTGACAAGAACTCAGAAGGGGATAAAGAGAATGACAAAAACATGGCAAATATCAACACCTCTTTCAAGAACCCTCCTTACAGAGCTGTGCCACAGAAGATAACAACGAAGGAATCAGCTTCGCTTGGTAAAGGAGTAAGCAGCCCCGATGAGAAAGTTAGGAGTGAGAAAATGGGGAAAGAAAGGGGACTAGTGAGGTCAGAGAGTGCCCGGGCGTTTCGCCGTATACcatcctctccctctcttttATTGGAAGGCATGAAAAAGAGAGTGGACTGCATAAGAAGAAAACCCTTGGTACTTGATGATAATGATGGAGATGAGAGCGTCGGAGCCAGAAAAAGCTTCATGAACTCGTCCATCAAAACCATCAAGAAAGCAGTGAGGATTTAG
- the LOC121795848 gene encoding vesicle-associated protein 1-1-like → MSNADLLQIEPLELQFPFELKKQISCSMRLFNKTDNFVAFKVKTTNPKKYCVRPNTGVVAPHSTCDVIVTMQAQKEAPPDMQCRDKFLLQSVVVSPGSSAKDITAEMFSKDSGNQVDECKLRVTYVPPQQPPSPVREGSEEGSSPRASVSDNGTVDQTFEFNNMSKGLFEQQESSLEAKSLISRLTEEKRSAIQQNNKLQQELEALRRKSGGGVPITYVIVVCLIGILLGYLWKRT, encoded by the exons atgagtaacgccgaCCTTCTCCAAATCGAACCGCTCGAACTTCAGTTCCCAT TCGAGTTAAAGAAACAGATCTCATGTTCCATGCGATTGTTCAATAAAACCGATAACTTCGTGGCTTTCAAG GTGAAGACTACAAATCCAAAGAAGTATTGTGTGAGGCCGAACACTGGAGTCGTGGCTCCGCACTCTACTTGTGATGTTATAG TTACGATGCAAGCCCAAAAGGAAGCTCCTCCGGACATGCAATGCAGGGATAAATTTCTCCTCCAAAGCGTAGTCGTGAGCCCTGGATCCTCTGCGAAGGATATTACTGCTGAAATG TTCAGCAAAGATTCAGGGAATCAGGTTGATGAATGTAAGTTGAGGGTTACTTATGTTCCACCCCAGCAACCACCTTCACCTGTGCGAGAGGGGTCAGAGGAAGGCTCGTCACCAAGGGCCTCAGTGTCAGACAATGGGACCGTCGATCAAACTTTTGAGTTCAACAAT ATGTCTAAAGGGTTGTTTGAGCAACAGGAGAGCTCATTAGAG GCTAAGTCGCTTATTTCAAGGCTGACTGAGGAGAAACGTTCTGCTATTCAGCAAAACAACAAGCTTCAGCAAGAACTG GAGGCGTTAAGGCGGAAAAGCGGTGGGGGCGTCCCGATCACGTACGTTATCGTTGTTTGCTTGATAGGCATCCTATTGGGGTACCTCTGGAAGAGAACATGA
- the LOC121796425 gene encoding zinc finger protein ZAT4-like, with the protein MACLNDHPNFKHYCKVCKKGFMCGRALGGHMRAHGIGDESGNLDDDDDTASDWEDKFGTNTTKRMYQLRTNPNRLKSCKTCENCGKEFLSWKSFLEHGNGKCTSDDASESLVSSEDGDEDGGSRRGGGTWSKRKRSLRSHTTTSEEDDILLATCLMQLANTVVDLEPEESCASASKEEERRNSRAAALAKGVSSPRGVFECKACKKVFNSHQALGGHRASHKKVKGCFAAKQDEPDEVANNDQDFFPSSKPSFQMEQQQQPLVGAARRKSKVHECSICHRVFNSGQALGGHKRCHWIISNTSAETSSLPKFQFQDQAAVGIRADKLDLNVPAWAQVRREQLSFDVSTDMRLQPWIGSQKEVSYVDDEADSKLKLAKLCDLNDKNVASSQWLQVGIGSTATQLPPPTPPAPDA; encoded by the coding sequence ATGGCCTGCCTCAACGACCACCCCAATTTCAAGCACTACTGCAAGGTATGCAAGAAGGGCTTCATGTGTGGCCGCGCCCTCGGCGGCCACATGCGCGCCCACGGCATCGGCGACGAGAGCGGCAACCttgacgacgacgacgacacCGCTAGCGATTGGGAGGACAAATTTGGGACCAACACTACCAAGCGAATGTACCAATTGCGAACCAACCCTAATCGCCTCAAGAGCTGCAAGACATGCGAGAATTGCGGGAAAGAATTTCTGTCTTGGAAATCCTTCCTTGAGCACGGCAACGGCAAATGCACCTCCGACGATGCCTCTGAGTCGCTCGTGTCGTCCGaggacggagacgaggacggtgGGAGCAGGCGCGGCGGCGGCACGTGGTCGAAGCGGAAGAGATCGCTGAGGTCCCACACGACGACCAGCGAGGAGGATGATATCCTCCTCGCCACCTGCCTCATGCAGCTGGCGAACACAGTGGTGGATCTTGAGCCGGAGGAGTCATGTGCCTCCGCTAGCAAGGAGGAGGAGCGGCGGAACAGCCGGGCGGCGGCACTGGCTAAAGGGGTATCGAGCCCCAGGGGCGTGTTCGAATGCAAGGCGTGCAAAAAAGTATTCAATTCCCACCAAGCATTGGGAGGGCACAGAGCAAGCCACAAAAAGGTGAAAGGGTGTTTTGCTGCGAAACAAGACGAACCAGACGAGGTGGCAAACAACGATCAGGATTTCTTCCCATCTTCAAAACCGTCGTTCCAAAtggagcagcagcagcagccgctggTGGGGGCGGCCAGGAGGAAGTCCAAGGTCCACGAATGCTCCATCTGTCACCGTGTGTTCAACTCTGGACAGGCACTAGGAGGACACAAGCGATGCCACTGGATCATCTCAAACACGTCAGCAGAGACATCATCATTACCAAAGTTTCAGTTCCAAGATCAGGCCGCCGTTGGCATCCGTGCTGATAAGCTAGACCTAAACGTGCCAGCGTGGGCCCAAGTGAGGCGGGAGCAGCTCAGCTTTGACGTGTCGACAGACATGCGCCTCCAGCCATGGATCGGAAGTCAGAAGGAAGTCAGTTACGTTGACGATGAAGCGGATAGCAAGTTAAAGTTGGCCAAATTGTGCGATTTAAACGATAAAAATGTGGCTTCGTCTCAATGGTTGCAGGTAGGGATTGGCTCTACTGCGACGCAACTTCCTCCTCCGACTCCTCCAGCTCCAGATGCTTAG